The Clostridium septicum genome contains a region encoding:
- a CDS encoding helix-turn-helix domain-containing protein, whose product MEILALGEKIKRRRKELNMTLKDLAGDRITPGQISLVESGRSNPSMDLLEYLADELNTSVEYLMESEESQAEKISIYYEQVAESYILAGEHITAEKYIENALYYSERYDLEYRKAKILYLRARIYMSKGELVLAQQFFLSSNVIFIKNNNYEEIINTFLNLGRITLQLKAYHSASSYLRQAEKVYIDNNIGNDYLLGEIYYFMAQAYFKTDNVGKAMDYSFLAKSKFDQVNNRNEYAKTLLLLSEEYNKKGDLGNAIKYSQKTLEVYRELEELTNVSEIENNLGKLFYEFENIEESFKHYEVAKEIRIKKKDDKLVETLINICENYIKIKNIPKCEEVLKEINGYLKEDDLEGLVEYNLLWYRIYIMKEMPKEAEYILLDSYNLAKANNLNKKAGEIAIMIGKFYIDNKKDFEAAKYLDEGVNVFRKIGILKN is encoded by the coding sequence ATGGAAATTCTTGCGTTAGGAGAAAAAATTAAAAGAAGAAGAAAAGAATTAAATATGACTCTTAAAGATCTTGCTGGGGATAGAATTACTCCAGGACAAATAAGTTTAGTTGAATCAGGAAGATCAAATCCTTCTATGGATTTATTAGAATACTTGGCAGATGAATTAAATACGTCTGTTGAATATTTGATGGAGTCTGAAGAATCACAAGCAGAAAAAATAAGTATATATTATGAGCAAGTTGCGGAATCATATATACTAGCAGGAGAACATATAACAGCAGAAAAATATATAGAAAATGCTTTATATTATTCAGAAAGATATGATCTAGAATATAGAAAAGCAAAAATACTATATTTAAGAGCTAGAATATATATGTCAAAAGGGGAACTAGTGCTTGCACAACAATTTTTCTTATCATCTAATGTTATTTTTATAAAAAATAACAATTACGAAGAGATAATAAATACTTTTTTAAATTTAGGAAGAATTACTTTACAGTTAAAAGCATATCATTCAGCAAGTAGTTATTTAAGGCAAGCTGAAAAAGTGTATATAGATAATAATATTGGGAATGATTATTTATTAGGGGAAATATATTATTTCATGGCCCAAGCATATTTTAAAACTGATAATGTGGGAAAGGCTATGGATTATTCATTCCTTGCAAAAAGTAAATTTGATCAAGTCAATAATAGAAATGAATATGCAAAAACTCTTTTATTGTTATCAGAAGAATATAATAAAAAGGGCGATTTAGGGAATGCTATAAAATATTCACAAAAAACTTTAGAAGTTTATAGGGAGTTAGAGGAACTTACTAATGTTTCAGAAATAGAAAATAATTTAGGAAAATTATTCTATGAATTTGAAAACATAGAAGAATCTTTTAAGCATTATGAAGTCGCTAAGGAAATTAGAATAAAGAAAAAAGATGATAAGCTAGTAGAAACCTTAATTAATATCTGTGAAAATTATATAAAAATAAAAAATATACCAAAATGTGAAGAAGTTCTAAAAGAAATAAATGGATATTTAAAAGAAGATGATCTTGAAGGTTTAGTAGAATATAATCTTCTGTGGTATAGAATTTATATAATGAAAGAAATGCCAAAGGAAGCAGAATATATATTATTAGATAGCTATAATTTAGCGAAGGCAAATAATTTAAATAAAAAGGCAGGAGAAATTGCCATTATGATAGGTAAGTTCTATATAGATAATAAGAAAGATTTTGAGGCTGCTAAATATTTAGATGAAGGAGTTAATGTTTTTAGGAAAATAGGAATTCTTAAAAACTAA
- a CDS encoding helix-turn-helix transcriptional regulator produces the protein MEILSTGEKIKRSRVYQGITLKELCGDKISISKMSCIENGKIKADTGILSYIAKKLGVDYNYLVQDVHEQIMANLELLRKNSVSDDEIDELIQHNLSYAIEYSYDDLAFELIHRLFNFYVENKKVENIQLIVSQYYDLYQKNNTIANTITYYRDMAMFFYSIEEYNEAINYYNKIREIIIEKDIEDKAVYAYISYREGLCYEKLGNIENSYNCLKEAVLNIDSIEDHMDKGDIYHSFATLNIMLNKKEADSYIEKAYEYQKDNPMALAISKGKNGKCYFYINNREKAIAEIKEGIEIFPKHNVKKYVKFLSDCIKVLYDNKEYNLAYELTDTTLNLAINTEDIVLIEEAYYLKGMTLQKLERYKEAEVYMNLSLDSLFKFANKEKRYKRYLDMAEMYYNLNEPKDALKYFTLAIKMEENR, from the coding sequence ATGGAAATATTATCAACTGGAGAAAAGATTAAAAGATCTAGAGTTTATCAAGGCATTACATTAAAAGAGTTATGCGGAGATAAAATATCAATTTCTAAAATGAGCTGCATAGAAAACGGAAAGATAAAGGCAGATACAGGAATTTTATCCTATATAGCAAAAAAACTTGGGGTAGACTATAATTATTTAGTTCAAGATGTTCATGAACAAATAATGGCTAATTTAGAGTTGCTTAGAAAGAATTCAGTAAGTGACGACGAAATAGATGAATTAATTCAGCATAATTTAAGTTATGCTATAGAGTATTCTTATGATGACTTAGCTTTTGAACTTATACACAGATTGTTTAATTTTTATGTAGAAAATAAAAAGGTTGAGAATATACAACTAATAGTATCACAGTATTATGATTTGTATCAAAAAAATAATACTATAGCAAATACTATAACTTATTATAGAGATATGGCTATGTTTTTCTATAGTATCGAAGAATATAATGAAGCTATAAATTACTACAATAAAATTAGAGAAATAATCATTGAAAAAGATATTGAAGATAAAGCTGTATACGCATACATCTCATACAGAGAAGGATTATGTTATGAAAAATTAGGCAATATAGAAAATTCTTACAATTGTTTAAAAGAGGCTGTTTTAAATATAGATAGTATAGAAGACCATATGGATAAAGGTGATATTTATCATTCCTTTGCAACATTAAATATAATGTTAAATAAAAAAGAAGCAGATTCTTACATAGAAAAGGCATATGAATATCAAAAAGATAATCCAATGGCATTAGCAATATCTAAGGGTAAAAATGGAAAGTGTTACTTTTATATTAATAATAGAGAAAAGGCAATTGCTGAAATAAAAGAAGGAATTGAAATTTTTCCTAAACATAATGTTAAGAAATATGTTAAATTTTTAAGTGATTGCATAAAAGTTCTTTATGATAATAAAGAATATAATCTTGCATATGAGTTAACAGATACTACGTTAAATTTAGCAATAAATACAGAAGATATAGTATTAATTGAAGAAGCATATTATTTAAAAGGAATGACTTTACAAAAGTTAGAAAGATATAAAGAAGCGGAAGTATATATGAATCTTTCTTTAGATTCTTTATTTAAATTTGCTAACAAAGAAAAGCGTTATAAAAGGTATTTAGATATGGCAGAAATGTATTATAATCTTAACGAACCTAAAGACGCATTAAAATATTTCACTCTTGCAATTAAAATGGAAGAAAATAGATAG
- a CDS encoding MATE family efflux transporter, translating into MGIDNKLFTSEKISKAILKLALPITISLFVSELYNMVDTIFVGRYIGPNAIGALTVAFPIQRLLISLGLLIAVGTSTFMSRSLGEKNFKSLRKSLITSLTTTILLLTSVSLLIFFFKKPIISALGASDTLYPLAKEYIIIILVGGVFQCIGVVLSYVMTALGNAKITLYSNSLGALINIVIDFILVAKLDMGVKGAAIATVISQIIALIYVLYSFYKVREIFALKNSTNYSIISTQSFKNDFNIGILISIISIGFSSFIIEISDAIVAIILNNILYSHGGDNAIIIVGVITKVSMFMFITIIGISSAIQPIIAYNHGCGNKIRIKEVLKMGGLYLIITSFILWSILMIFANSILSCFLTDTYLLPIAIKAFRICISLLPTVCIYYMCIYYYQAINEAKLSFILSIYRQLILFIPLAFILVRYIGITGAWIAYPISDIISAITSLYFMKKTKISKTKYKISYKKAIFDHY; encoded by the coding sequence GTGGGAATTGACAACAAGCTTTTTACATCCGAGAAAATAAGTAAAGCTATTTTAAAGCTCGCCCTTCCTATAACCATTTCTCTGTTTGTATCAGAGCTTTATAATATGGTTGATACTATTTTTGTTGGAAGGTATATTGGTCCTAATGCAATTGGAGCATTAACTGTAGCTTTTCCTATTCAAAGATTATTAATTTCTTTAGGATTATTAATAGCTGTAGGAACTTCTACATTCATGTCTAGAAGCCTAGGTGAGAAAAATTTTAAAAGTCTTAGAAAATCTCTAATAACTTCATTAACTACTACTATTTTGTTATTAACATCAGTTTCGCTTCTTATATTTTTCTTTAAAAAACCTATAATTTCAGCATTAGGTGCATCTGATACTCTTTACCCATTAGCAAAAGAGTATATTATTATAATTCTTGTAGGCGGAGTTTTTCAGTGTATTGGAGTTGTTTTATCTTATGTAATGACAGCTTTAGGAAATGCCAAAATAACTCTTTATTCAAATTCGTTAGGAGCTTTAATTAATATAGTAATAGATTTTATACTTGTTGCAAAGTTAGATATGGGAGTTAAGGGTGCTGCTATAGCTACAGTAATTTCTCAAATAATTGCTTTGATATATGTACTATATTCTTTCTATAAGGTTAGGGAAATATTTGCATTAAAAAATTCAACTAATTATTCTATTATTTCTACACAATCATTTAAAAATGATTTTAATATCGGAATACTTATTTCAATAATTTCAATCGGATTCTCTAGTTTCATTATCGAAATCTCTGATGCAATTGTAGCAATAATATTAAATAATATTCTTTATTCTCATGGTGGAGATAATGCAATAATTATAGTGGGTGTTATAACTAAAGTATCTATGTTTATGTTCATAACAATAATTGGTATAAGTTCTGCAATTCAGCCTATTATTGCATATAATCATGGTTGTGGTAATAAGATTCGAATTAAAGAAGTATTAAAAATGGGCGGTTTATATTTAATAATTACTTCTTTTATTCTATGGTCTATTTTAATGATTTTTGCAAACAGTATTTTAAGTTGTTTCTTAACAGATACTTATCTTCTACCTATTGCTATTAAAGCATTTAGGATTTGTATTTCACTTTTACCAACTGTTTGTATTTATTATATGTGTATTTATTATTATCAAGCGATTAATGAAGCAAAATTATCCTTTATACTTTCTATATATAGACAATTAATATTATTTATACCGTTAGCATTTATACTTGTTAGATATATAGGAATAACAGGTGCTTGGATAGCTTATCCTATATCTGATATTATATCAGCTATAACATCATTATATTTTATGAAAAAAACTAAAATTTCTAAAACAAAATATAAAATATCATATAAAAAAGCTATTTTTGATCATTACTGA
- a CDS encoding DeoR/GlpR family DNA-binding transcription regulator, producing the protein MRSERITLVENYIINHKTVSLDKLCEVFNVSKNTIRRDLSVLVKKGSIKKVYGGVTINENKELISFEERNVKNSNSKVLLCKAAVEFIKDGDTIFLDSGTTTVNIIEFLKDKKDITIFTNNVIAISKSIHYSNINIICLSGILNRKTKSFTGLHSTDILKSYNINKCFMSCTGISLERGVTNSTKEEFKIKKTAISRSSKCFLLADNSKFDKVSLMTFCEVEDLDCIITNSTPPEEYVKYFKDKKIILKICNEL; encoded by the coding sequence ATGCGTTCAGAAAGAATAACCTTAGTAGAAAATTATATAATAAACCACAAAACTGTATCACTAGATAAATTATGTGAAGTATTTAATGTATCTAAAAATACTATAAGAAGAGATTTAAGTGTTTTAGTAAAAAAAGGTTCAATAAAAAAAGTTTATGGTGGTGTAACAATTAATGAAAATAAAGAATTGATTTCTTTTGAAGAGCGAAACGTTAAAAATAGTAATTCTAAAGTATTACTATGTAAAGCTGCTGTAGAATTTATTAAAGATGGTGACACTATATTCTTAGATTCCGGTACAACCACAGTTAATATAATAGAATTTTTAAAAGATAAAAAAGACATAACAATTTTCACAAATAATGTTATAGCTATATCTAAATCAATACATTACTCTAATATAAATATTATTTGCCTTTCTGGAATTTTAAATAGAAAAACTAAATCCTTTACTGGACTTCATAGTACAGATATTCTTAAAAGTTATAATATAAATAAATGTTTTATGTCATGTACTGGTATTTCTTTAGAAAGAGGAGTAACTAATTCTACTAAAGAAGAATTTAAAATAAAAAAAACTGCTATAAGTAGAAGTTCTAAATGTTTTCTTTTAGCTGATAACTCTAAATTTGATAAAGTTTCTCTAATGACCTTTTGTGAGGTAGAAGACTTAGATTGTATAATAACAAATAGCACTCCTCCAGAAGAATATGTTAAATATTTTAAAGATAAAAAAATAATACTTAAAATTTGTAATGAACTTTAA
- a CDS encoding iron-containing alcohol dehydrogenase: MAKQFIMPKRIITGKGALEEGKKYLNNFGKKVLIITDKVMVQLGNVKVITDILEEEKIEYVIYSEINSEPTDTMIDNGIKLYQMENCNFLIALGGGSPIDSAKAIAAMITNEGSIADYKGREISNELPPVVAIPTTAGTGSEATQFTIITDTKNDVKMLLKGAALLPVLAIIDPRFTVTSPAKVTAATGLDALTHAIEAYTSRKSQQLSDVFAISAVKRIFKYLPIAFENPKDLKAREEMALAALEAGIAFNNSSVTIVHGMSRPIGALFHIAHGLSNAILLKECFEYVVDGAYDKFAQLAREINVVNNEIEDEVAAEIFIKEIGKLIDILRIPNINELGIDKIKFLNNIEKMAKDAIESGSPSNTRKIIEAKDIINIYNNLWR, encoded by the coding sequence ATGGCAAAGCAATTTATTATGCCTAAACGTATTATTACAGGAAAAGGGGCATTGGAAGAAGGAAAAAAGTATTTAAATAATTTTGGTAAGAAAGTACTAATTATTACGGATAAAGTAATGGTACAGCTTGGAAATGTAAAAGTTATAACTGATATTTTGGAAGAGGAAAAAATTGAGTATGTTATATACAGTGAGATAAATAGTGAACCAACAGATACAATGATAGACAATGGTATAAAATTGTATCAAATGGAAAATTGTAATTTTCTAATTGCTTTAGGTGGAGGTAGTCCTATAGATTCAGCAAAAGCTATAGCAGCTATGATAACTAATGAAGGTAGTATAGCAGATTATAAAGGAAGAGAGATCTCAAATGAACTTCCACCAGTAGTTGCAATACCAACTACAGCAGGAACTGGATCAGAGGCTACACAGTTTACAATAATAACTGATACTAAAAATGATGTTAAAATGCTTTTAAAAGGGGCAGCTTTATTACCAGTATTGGCTATTATTGATCCAAGATTTACTGTTACATCACCAGCTAAAGTAACTGCAGCAACTGGATTAGATGCATTAACTCATGCTATAGAGGCTTATACATCTAGGAAATCTCAACAGCTCTCAGATGTTTTTGCAATTTCAGCAGTAAAAAGAATATTTAAATATCTACCTATAGCTTTTGAGAATCCTAAAGATTTAAAAGCAAGAGAGGAAATGGCCCTAGCAGCTTTAGAGGCTGGCATAGCATTCAATAATTCATCAGTAACTATAGTTCATGGTATGAGTAGGCCTATAGGTGCATTATTTCATATAGCACACGGGCTATCAAATGCAATATTGTTAAAAGAGTGTTTTGAGTATGTAGTTGATGGAGCATATGATAAGTTTGCTCAACTTGCTAGAGAAATAAATGTAGTTAATAACGAAATAGAAGATGAAGTAGCAGCAGAAATTTTTATTAAAGAGATAGGTAAATTAATTGATATATTAAGAATACCAAATATTAATGAACTTGGAATAGACAAAATTAAATTCTTAAATAATATAGAAAAGATGGCAAAGGATGCTATTGAAAGTGGAAGTCCAAGCAATACGCGTAAGATTATTGAAGCTAAAGATATAATAAATATCTACAATAATTTGTGGAGGTAA
- a CDS encoding class II fructose-bisphosphate aldolase: MSLVKITDLLSKAKEENYAVGSFSVSNMEMIIGALKAAEETNSPIIFQIAESRLLNSPLDLIGPLMISAAKNAKVPVAVHFDHGTTVVNIKKALELGFTSVMIDGSHLSFDENVKITKIVKNLANRYGADVEAEIGQVGGSEDGSEDIQMKVTSIKDAKRFVEETKVDALAVAIGNSHGVYKGTPKLRFDVLEELSKNIEIPLVLHGGSGITNGDFKKCKNKGIRKINIATATFNSVEESVRELYLNNEKKNYFILQEAEVQGAYKNIKNHIEIFESINKA; encoded by the coding sequence ATGTCTTTAGTAAAAATAACTGATCTTTTAAGTAAAGCTAAAGAAGAAAATTATGCAGTTGGTAGTTTCAGTGTGTCAAATATGGAAATGATTATTGGGGCTTTAAAAGCAGCTGAAGAAACTAATTCACCAATAATTTTTCAAATAGCAGAAAGTAGATTATTAAATTCTCCATTAGATTTAATAGGACCTTTAATGATAAGTGCAGCAAAAAATGCTAAAGTTCCAGTAGCAGTTCATTTTGATCATGGAACAACAGTAGTTAATATAAAAAAGGCTTTAGAATTAGGCTTTACATCAGTAATGATTGATGGATCTCATTTGAGTTTTGATGAAAACGTTAAAATAACTAAAATTGTAAAGAATTTAGCAAATAGATATGGAGCAGATGTAGAAGCTGAGATTGGACAAGTTGGTGGAAGTGAAGATGGAAGTGAAGATATACAAATGAAAGTAACAAGCATTAAGGATGCTAAAAGATTTGTTGAGGAAACTAAGGTTGATGCTTTAGCAGTAGCTATAGGAAATTCTCATGGAGTTTATAAAGGAACTCCCAAACTTAGATTTGATGTATTAGAAGAATTAAGCAAGAATATAGAAATACCGTTAGTTTTACATGGTGGATCAGGAATAACAAATGGAGATTTTAAAAAATGTAAAAATAAAGGTATAAGAAAAATAAATATTGCTACAGCTACCTTTAATTCTGTTGAGGAGTCTGTAAGAGAACTTTATTTAAATAATGAGAAGAAAAATTATTTTATACTTCAAGAAGCAGAGGTACAGGGAGCTTATAAAAACATAAAAAATCACATAGAAATTTTTGAAAGTATAAATAAAGCTTAG
- the iolC gene encoding 5-dehydro-2-deoxygluconokinase produces MRYIKFEENRKFDIVPIGRVAIDFNPTDIHKPLSESRNFNKYLGGSPANIAVGLARLGKKVGFIGKVSDDRFGEFVVNYFKNEGIDISKIAKAKNGESLGLTFTEILSPTESSILMYRNGIADLQLDVNDISETYIKNTKAIVISGTALAMSPSREATLKALRFAKKNKTKVIFDIDYREYNWKNKDEISIYYSIVGKESDIIMGSREEFDLMEGLITKNSTDEETATRWLSCGNKIVVIKHGKDGSTAYTGDGKSYRIKPFPVKLLKSFGGGDAYASAFIYGILEGWNIMEALEFGSASAAMLVASHSCSEDMPTVESINEFIKKEKEEYGEMVARC; encoded by the coding sequence ATGAGATATATAAAATTTGAAGAGAATAGAAAATTTGATATTGTGCCAATAGGGAGAGTAGCTATAGATTTCAATCCTACAGACATTCATAAACCATTATCAGAAAGTAGAAACTTCAATAAATATTTAGGTGGTTCTCCAGCTAATATAGCAGTTGGACTTGCGAGATTAGGTAAAAAAGTAGGATTTATAGGAAAGGTTTCAGATGATAGATTTGGTGAATTTGTAGTAAATTATTTTAAAAATGAAGGTATAGATATATCTAAAATAGCTAAAGCAAAGAATGGTGAATCATTAGGACTAACATTTACTGAAATATTAAGTCCTACAGAAAGTAGTATTTTAATGTATAGAAATGGTATAGCAGACTTACAGTTAGATGTGAATGATATAAGTGAGACGTATATTAAAAATACTAAGGCCATTGTAATATCAGGAACAGCATTAGCGATGAGTCCATCAAGAGAGGCAACATTAAAAGCTTTAAGATTTGCTAAAAAAAATAAAACAAAAGTAATTTTTGATATAGATTATAGAGAGTACAATTGGAAAAATAAAGATGAAATTTCTATATATTACTCAATAGTAGGAAAAGAAAGCGATATAATTATGGGTTCAAGAGAAGAATTCGATTTAATGGAAGGATTGATTACTAAAAATAGTACTGATGAAGAAACAGCAACAAGATGGTTAAGTTGTGGAAATAAGATTGTAGTGATTAAGCACGGTAAAGATGGATCTACAGCTTATACTGGTGATGGTAAATCATATAGAATAAAACCTTTTCCAGTTAAACTCTTAAAATCATTTGGTGGTGGAGATGCTTACGCATCAGCATTTATATATGGAATATTAGAAGGATGGAATATAATGGAGGCTTTAGAGTTTGGAAGTGCATCGGCAGCAATGTTAGTAGCAAGTCACAGTTGCTCTGAGGATATGCCAACAGTAGAATCTATTAATGAGTTTATAAAGAAGGAAAAAGAAGAATATGGAGAGATGGTAGCTAGGTGCTAA
- a CDS encoding 5-deoxy-glucuronate isomerase yields the protein MVENIGFGENGVKIVTEINGKHSNMLMDICVVKINKGDELEILDPKKEVAVLLMEGKIKYIWKNNEVEVSRKNVFEEEGYCLHVCKNEKIRIEAIDNAEILIQKAENHREFEDKLYTPDDVIVQISSLDKWDSTAARKIKTFFDYNNAPYSNMVNGEIVSYPGRWSSYIPHEHPQPEVYYYKFDKKQGFGACFIGDNAYKVKDGGYAVIEGGYTHPQATAPGYRMYYCWMIRHLEGNPWTERIDDPDHIWLLDEK from the coding sequence ATGGTAGAAAATATAGGGTTTGGAGAAAATGGAGTAAAGATTGTAACAGAAATTAATGGTAAACACAGTAATATGCTAATGGATATATGTGTAGTAAAAATTAATAAAGGTGATGAATTAGAAATTCTAGATCCCAAGAAAGAAGTAGCCGTACTTCTTATGGAAGGTAAGATTAAATATATATGGAAAAATAATGAAGTTGAAGTTAGCAGAAAGAATGTATTTGAAGAGGAAGGATATTGCTTACATGTATGCAAAAATGAAAAAATCAGAATAGAAGCTATAGATAATGCAGAGATTTTAATTCAGAAAGCTGAAAATCATAGGGAGTTTGAAGATAAACTTTATACACCAGATGATGTTATAGTTCAAATTTCATCTCTAGATAAATGGGATTCAACAGCAGCTCGTAAGATAAAAACATTTTTTGATTATAATAATGCACCATATTCTAATATGGTTAATGGTGAAATTGTTTCTTATCCGGGAAGATGGTCTAGTTATATTCCACATGAACATCCTCAACCTGAAGTTTATTATTATAAATTTGATAAGAAACAAGGGTTTGGAGCTTGCTTTATAGGAGATAATGCATACAAGGTTAAAGATGGAGGATATGCTGTAATAGAGGGTGGATACACACATCCGCAAGCTACTGCACCAGGATATAGAATGTATTATTGTTGGATGATAAGGCACTTGGAAGGAAATCCTTGGACAGAAAGAATTGATGACCCAGACCATATATGGTTATTAGATGAGAAATAG
- the iolD gene encoding 3D-(3,5/4)-trihydroxycyclohexane-1,2-dione acylhydrolase (decyclizing): MRMTVGQAVVKFLDNQYIFFDGKEEKFVDGIFTIFGHGIVVGLGEALYENPGKLRVYQGRNEQGMAHAATAFAKQNNRRKIIACSSSIGPGAANMVTAAATATVNNIPLLLLPGDSFATRQPDPVLQQIEQHYSLGITTNDAFKPVCKYWDRISRPEQLMSSMLNAFRVLADPAETGAVCIALPQDVQGEVYDFPEYFFKKRVHKITRPLAVEEEFEEVIEVIRNKKKPLIICGGGVRYSEAGKALLDFAEEFNIPICETQAGKSSIESSHILNLGGIGVTGNLAANIIAKDADLIIGVGTRFSDFTTSSKALFKNPSVKFVTINISKFHGEKMDAKKIIGDAKVCIKKLKDMLKANIYKSAYNNEIVQAKKAWKEEMNRLTSIKYDENFKSLIKPMKEGCIEEFSLLTGGSIAQTTALGIIRKSIDDKSIIVGAAGSLPGDLQKMWETDYIDSYHMEYGYSCMGYEIAAAFGIKLAKPEREVYAMVGDGSYLMLHSEMVTSMQEHKKINILLFDNCGFGCINNLQMSNGIGSLATEFRYRDNNRKLEGGLIPIDFAKAASGYGLKTYTAKTPLELKEALEDSKKQRVSTLIDIKVLPKTMTDGYGAWWHVGIAGKSEIEGVNKAFKEKENNLKDARKY; the protein is encoded by the coding sequence ATGAGAATGACTGTAGGACAAGCGGTTGTGAAATTTTTAGATAATCAATATATATTTTTTGATGGAAAAGAAGAAAAGTTTGTTGATGGTATATTCACAATATTTGGACATGGGATTGTAGTTGGATTAGGAGAAGCTTTGTATGAAAATCCAGGTAAGCTGAGAGTATATCAAGGAAGAAATGAGCAGGGGATGGCTCATGCTGCAACAGCCTTTGCAAAACAGAATAATCGTAGAAAAATAATAGCTTGTTCAAGTTCAATTGGTCCAGGAGCAGCTAATATGGTAACAGCAGCGGCAACAGCAACTGTTAATAACATACCATTATTATTATTACCTGGAGACTCTTTTGCTACCAGGCAACCAGATCCTGTACTTCAACAAATTGAACAACATTATAGTTTAGGAATAACTACAAATGATGCATTTAAACCTGTATGCAAGTACTGGGATAGAATTAGTAGACCTGAACAACTTATGTCATCAATGCTAAATGCTTTTAGAGTTTTAGCTGATCCAGCTGAAACAGGAGCTGTATGTATAGCATTGCCTCAAGACGTTCAAGGAGAAGTATATGATTTCCCGGAGTATTTCTTTAAGAAAAGAGTTCATAAGATAACAAGGCCTCTAGCAGTTGAAGAGGAATTTGAAGAGGTTATAGAAGTTATAAGAAATAAGAAAAAACCATTGATAATTTGTGGTGGTGGAGTAAGATATTCAGAAGCAGGTAAGGCTTTATTAGATTTTGCAGAGGAATTTAATATCCCTATATGTGAAACTCAAGCTGGTAAAAGTTCTATAGAATCTAGTCATATCTTAAACTTAGGAGGAATAGGGGTTACTGGTAATTTAGCTGCAAATATCATTGCAAAGGATGCTGATTTAATAATTGGTGTTGGAACTAGATTTTCTGATTTTACTACTTCATCAAAAGCATTATTTAAAAATCCAAGTGTTAAATTTGTTACTATAAACATATCAAAATTTCATGGTGAAAAAATGGATGCTAAAAAGATTATAGGTGATGCAAAAGTTTGTATTAAAAAGCTAAAAGATATGTTAAAAGCTAATATATATAAATCAGCATATAATAACGAAATAGTTCAGGCTAAAAAAGCCTGGAAGGAAGAAATGAATAGATTAACAAGTATTAAATATGATGAAAATTTTAAGTCTTTAATAAAGCCTATGAAAGAAGGGTGTATAGAGGAATTTTCTTTATTAACAGGAGGAAGTATAGCTCAAACTACTGCATTGGGAATTATTAGAAAAAGTATAGATGATAAATCAATAATAGTTGGTGCAGCAGGAAGTTTACCAGGAGATTTACAAAAGATGTGGGAAACTGATTATATAGACTCGTATCATATGGAGTATGGATATTCATGTATGGGGTATGAAATAGCAGCAGCATTTGGAATTAAGTTAGCTAAACCAGAAAGAGAAGTTTACGCTATGGTTGGTGATGGAAGTTATTTGATGTTACATTCAGAAATGGTAACATCAATGCAGGAACATAAAAAAATAAATATCCTTTTATTTGATAATTGTGGATTTGGTTGTATAAATAATTTACAAATGTCAAATGGCATAGGAAGTCTTGCAACTGAATTTAGATATAGAGATAATAATAGGAAATTAGAGGGGGGATTAATTCCAATAGATTTTGCTAAAGCAGCAAGTGGATATGGATTAAAAACGTATACAGCAAAAACTCCTTTAGAGCTTAAAGAGGCATTAGAAGATTCAAAAAAACAAAGGGTATCAACTTTAATAGATATAAAAGTTTTACCAAAGACAATGACTGATGGTTATGGAGCATGGTGGCATGTTGGAATAGCGGGAAAATCAGAAATAGAAGGAGTAAATAAGGCTTTTAAAGAGAAAGAAAATAACTTGAAAGATGCAAGGAAATATTAA